Sequence from the Miscanthus floridulus cultivar M001 chromosome 16, ASM1932011v1, whole genome shotgun sequence genome:
ACCAGCCCAGTGAAGCCAAGAGCGCTCCTGGCCGAAATCCTTTACGGAGGACATAGTAGTTTACAGGTCTTGGTTGTGCCCAGTTTTATAGTTGGTGATGTTTTGCTGGATGAGGTTGTCAGTTTGTGCTGGCGTTAGAGCCTTATGTCAAAAAATTGCCAGCAACACATAACTGGTTGTCTGGTTCACTTACCTGTGTGGTTAAATAAGAGAAGTTTCACACAATCCAATACTAGGCCGCATAATTTATAATTTTGACATATTAAGGAATAATGGTGAATCTGAAGTTTATGATAGCACTCAGTTTAATTGTAATGCTAGAATGGACCTTATTATCTAATGGGGAATGTTTGTTCTGTAGTTTTGGCAACTTGTGATTACATCAAGGTTACTCAGCTGAAACCGTACGGAGACATCTTGATCTCCAGAGGATCAAAGATGTGACTTGGTGATGTTGGAAACAGTTTTGCTGCGGTGGTTCTCAGTGCACATCACGTGTTTATATTACAGAATGCTTACATATTGCATAGGAGGTCTTGTAGATAACACATAATCTATGTTGATTTGGTGAAGGAAAGGAAGCGAGATATGATGCAGTAGTTTTGTGTTATGTCAACGGAAAACTCTAAGATGTTATTTTCGAGGTTTGATAGGTGGGGTATAGTTATAGCCGTATAGGACTAAGTTACATGACATATCTATATAGCCGGGGGATCCATCCATAGATATTAATTATCTTCTTTTGGTTCTGTATTAAGCTTCGGATGAAACTGTACGTCTGTACCCGAAGTTATCCAGACCCTTGCAAGATGTGATTATTTATGTACACACGTCGGAGATGTTACAAATGTGGAATCTGAATGCATAATGTTCTTTTTTgttttcgtttttttttttttttggctttggaCACAACATATCCTCTGCAAGTCAGCTAGTACTTTGAAAGTTTGAATGCACATGATGTGCTGCAGAGGATATGAATCGATCCGTTTGGCTTTTATTCCTATCATCACCTGCTTGACGCCCAACCCATACATAATATAATATTATCCTCTATCCACTTTGATTTATCCTCTGTACTGCAATTTTCGCTATTATAATTCCAACCATACTTTAGCACTAATGCTGTCGTTCGGAGGGTACAGATGGGCACTGTAGCATGGCTGATTTTAGATGATTAAATAGTAACGAAAGCCGGGACAAGACCAGCCGAACGCCCACAATAACTGCCTGCCCGATTGTTTGatgcctactactactactagagtTGAAGTAGCTCCTGCCCGATTGTTTAGCCTTGAGTTCCTTGTGCCGTTGTTTCTGGCGCTGCCCCGCTCGGGCATGCCCATGTCCATGTGAGGGGGCCTGCCGTCGATCGGGTCTTCCTCATGGACCGGTCGCCATCCTCGTCGGCAAGGTCGGGCATGTCTGAGTCAGCCCCCTGCGGCCTGCGCTCGCTGCAGCGTGGGCATCCGCACGCACAGGTCCGGGGTCGCGGCGCCGCCTGGAGCCCCAGAGGCACGTCACACCACCGTCTCAGACGGGCGCAGTAGGGTGCGGAGCACGGGGACGGCAGCTAGGCCGGCCCCTCGGCGCTCGGTGAGCAGGCGGACGCGTGCCCCTGCTCCACGGCGCTCCGCTTCCTCGCCCGTCTCCGCGTCGCCGAGATCGACGCATGCTGCTCGTTCCCGGACGGGCGAGCGTGGGCTTCGGCGATTCTGATTTTCCGTGACTGGGCGCGGCAGATAGTTGGGACGTGGGCGTGGATACGTACGCTTTCTTTTTCATATAACCGCTTAAACAGCTGAGGATATACAGGGCTACAGCTGGGGCGAAGCTACGTTATACCGTCGGTGTCCGCCGACCCCGACGACTTGGCCACCGTGTCATGTATCCTACGATATTTTACCAGCCTAGACCCCGGCAAAAAATATGTTTTGACCCCGGCGGCCGGCACAAAGCAGGTGGCAGGCTGGCTAATTTAGTTGATAAGCGCACAGCAGCCAACGCAAGTCGCAAGGTCCAACAAGGGCAAGCAGCAAGCCCACTAGGTAATAGGCCAATTTATTAGCGTGCAGCACCAGGTTGGCCTTTATACTAGGGCCAGTTTGGTTgccgaaatttttggcaaaatgatattgtagcgttttcgttgttatttggtaattagtgtccaatcatagtctaattaggcttaaaagattcgtctcgtggatttcgtctaaactgtgtaattagttttatcttttatttatatttaatgcttcatgcatgcatccaaagatttgatgtgacggagaatcttgaaaaatttgacatTTTGAAAGGGATGTAAACAGGCCCTAATCTATGGTTCCTCTCCCTGACTTCCTCGACCATCCAAGTACATTCCGTGTCCTTGTTTTGGATTTCTCGTCTCGCGACTCGCACCATGAGTCGAAGCACCGCCCATCGCCTCTCATCCTGGCGGCTTAGCGGCGACTGCGACGGTGAGGAGAGGAGGTTCTCAATTTCTCGCCTTAACAAGCACCTACATTTTTTGTTGATTCCTTAGAGTTCCCTAATCCCCAGTTGACAAAGAAGGATACAATTATGTTCCTTGTGTTTTAGACTTCTAGCAAATTAGGAGCTTGCTGCCTTGCTCTTCTCCAACGAGATGTCAGTCAAAGCTTGTCTTCACCTTTTTGTCAATTGCCGCTTTCAATCTTAAAAATCTTAAGCAAAATGATTGCGGCCTTCAATCTTAAAAATTCTTTTGAGGGTTTCAAAATTAGTTTAGAGTTTAATAAACTTGGCTAAGTTATACTTATTTATTTCAATTTTACAGAACTAAAATATCATAGTCATGAAAATAACATTTATATTACCAATGTTCGATCTTATATAATATATCCATAGTATTATATTATTATCTTTAACTAATAttatttataatattattataAGCTAAAAATTAGTAGTATTGTATGTTTGAATCGACCCCGGTGATATCTTATCCTGGCTTCGCCCCTGGGCTACAGCGTGGAGTCCTGGGCAAAGACGATGACCTGGACAGTCGATCAGCCACCGAAAGAAACCTTTCTTGGCTATAAGAAATTGCAAGTGGAAACCGGTTACAACTCTAACCACGCACACCTAATTAACTAGCCAGCAGTTGGATTCAGACCGATCTTTCTCTTTCCTCcacctctttctctttctctagtAACAACTTTCCTTTTTCCTTTCTCGGCCTCTTGTTCGTCAATCTACTTGCCAGTttatttccatatatatatatatggaggttGCTGCGACGACTGCGAGCCATGAGCTGGTCCCGCAGCTGCAGTTCCCTCCTGGCTACCGCTTCGTGCCGACCGAGGAGGAGCTCGTCGACGTCTACCTCCGCGCCAAGATCGAGGGCCACAAGCTTCCCCTGGAAGTCATCAACGACGTCTCCATCCTCGAATGGCAGCCCGGCAAACTCGTCGGTAAGCAGTTAAGATGCTACTGCGTCGTACGTATTACTGAGTAATTGCATTAGCTATCTAGTCGTCTAATTATTTTTGCATGATGTAATGTAATGACTTACTGCAATATACGTAATGCATGGTCGTCACGTATGtatgcatgcatcatgcatgcgtGTAGAGAAGTACAAGGGGTACGGCGAGAACAGGTGGTTCTTCTTCACGGTGCGGGAGCAGTCGTCGTCGAACAAGGAGAAGGAGCCCAGCCGGAAGGTGAGGGTGGACGGCGTCACGGCGACATGGAAGGCCACGGGGAGCGTGCAGCACATCCGGCGGGCGAGATCCaaggacggcgacggcgacaaGGTGGTCGTGGGCACCAAGAGGGTGCTCATCTACAACTCCAGCGACACCGCCGAGAACAGCAAGTGGAGCATGCACGAGTACGTCCTCAAAGACCACGCCGCGGTACGTAATGCACGCCTAATTGTTTGCGTAATAATTGCATATTTATGAACATGAACAAACCCTAGATAAAAGGGACTTTATTATTTGCATATACTCCCCTGTTATTGACGTGATTTATAATATTAACCATTATTTTTCTCTAACGAACCCTAACGAACATATCTGATTACAAAAAAAAAGTACTACAATTCACAAATCTACACATAGTATAATGCATGACTTTATTATTTGATGTTTCCAAActatatattttaaaatatatttaGGGTCTAATTTTTAAAAGTTCAATCGGACTATTTTCAGCACCAAGTATTTATGGGTGGAGGTAGTATCAATTaagcttttttttatatattagcAAGCAAAAGATCTCGGCGTTGTCATGGTGACAGCAAAGAAAAAACAAATCCTACCAAATAGTAACTGATTTGATCTATTAATTCTATAATGTTACGATAGATTTATGCACCACCCTAACATTATAATCTTGTACTGAATTTGCCTCATTCTGAGCCTATATAATAACATATATATGTTTAGAAGccaatttctttctttcttttggacTGGACTGAATGTTCACGCAACTTGAGAATTCGACCAGGTCACGTGTCTGACAGAATTTGAGCAACACAAGATTGGATCTTGTACCTTGCCTTGCCTGGAGGAAACTGACTGACAATTGGCCCTAAAAAAGATTAATAATTGCCTGAATTTATGCATCTTGCTTGATATATGTCCCTCCGCTGGTAAATTAACTTACTCCATGATCGACATGCATGCAGATTGGGCAGTATGCCCTGTACTCGATCCAAAGGAAGCAGCACTCGGACACCGAGGGCAATGCCGGCAATGACGACATGGatccagagaagaagaagaagaagactagaAAGAGGAAGAGGACGGAGACGGAGATGCCTTCTACCGAACTGGAGGGAGTGCAGCTGCCGCACCCAGAGACGACAACACTGCTCGCCGAGCCACCACTGAAGCCGACAAGGAAGGCCAAGgcccagaggaagaagaagccaTCAATGCAAGTTGGAGTTGAGGgagaacagcagcagcagcagcagcagcagggacaGTCACCGATGGAGCCAGTGACGCCGCCCAAGAAAGATGAGCTAGCGCCGTCGCAGCAAGAAGGACGACAACAGCAGccgtcggcgccggcgccggtcgTCCTCTCCGCCGTGCCGCTGCAGGCCGTACGCGTGTGCCCACCATCGGAACCGGACGGAACGCTCGGAGCTTCCGCGCCTAAGCCTGAAGAAGACACGCCCGACGACATGTCCCAGCTCCTGGCACTGCTCGGTTACCCTGCCATGTTCTGCAACAACCAAGGTCAGGAGCAGTGGCCACCGAGCTTGGCAGGCAGTACGGCGTTCCTCGCCGCAGCAGACACCAATGTCATCGTTGGCCATGCTCCGCTCCAGCCCTACCAGCAACAGGAAGATGGCTACAGCTTGTTCGGAGTGCAGAACCAGCATCCCTTCTTGGGAGACAACCAAAGTGTTTACATGGAGCAGGGATGGCAGCACGCTGATCTGTTACTCCCAGACAACACCACCACGCAGACGAtgaacagcggcggcggcggcggctgctgggaGCACGGTAACGACCAGCGTCAGATTCACCAGCAGCAGGAGGAGAACAATGGAGGGGGCTTTGGAGTAGTACAAGACCAGCAGCCAATGAATCATCCCCAGGGCGGCCATGACCTGCCGCCCTTGGACGAGCAGTCGTCTGGCTCTGATGATCTGCAGGTCGATAGCCTCCTGTTTGGCGAGAGCGTTCAGATGGACGAGCTCGACGGGTTTGTCAGGGGCGTGCTGGTGTCCGGCGATGAGCCGCCTCAGGACTTGGCAGCAGGCACGCAGGAGCAGGAGGGAGGCGATGATCCAGCGACTCTGCAAGCAGCAGGCACGCAGGAGCAGGTGCAGAGTCTTCAGCATGATGAGCTTCAGTTGCAGTGGCTCTATTATTGGCAGGCGCAGCGTGCTCGCAACGAACACGTGCGGGATGGGCCGTGCTCTTGCATGATTTGTGCAGCAGGTCTGTGGCATTATTTTCCCGGTCCTTGAGTGGTGGTACCGCGAGGTAACCATTCAAGGAATACGTATATACTCATTCGTCAGGTCTGTTAGTATTCATCAGTGTTTATGTGGTATGCATGCGTTACGGCTATAGTATTGCTGCTACTTCCTCAAGTTCATTAGTCAAGTTCAAttcaattattattattatcttgaAAGGAGTCCTCAACCTTATAGACGAAAACATCTACTTCCTCCATCCTAAATGAATATAACTATCACTTTCTAAGAAGttaaataattttaaatttaattaaatctatATGAAAAGATACAAACATTTAAATAATTgacattagattaattataaaatataattttatataaaattatTTGAAAACATAAGTATTGAAACTAGTTTTTTATATATAAGTTCTGTTGAGCTTAAGAAAGTTTAGTTTATTATATAAACCTAGAATTGTAAGTCGACAGGAGCGAGCAGTGGCCCTGTTTAGGGATGAAAGCGGGAACGGAAAATTTTCGTACCGACCGACACCGAATATCGGAATTCCTGACCGGATATCATTTTCTCGGGAAAAAACGGATTCAGGAAGAAATCTAGGAAAATTCGGCGAATCCGGTATCGAAATCGGTTAGAGTGATTTCCCGACCGAATTAGCGGATCCTGTATTTGTCCAGGAAACCTCCCGCGGGAAATTCCCGTTTTTTCCATGGAGCAGCAAGGTTTGGCCTAGGAAGCCAGGTTTGGCCCAAGAAGAGAGGAGGCAAGGAGCATGCGGCCCATCATTCCATGCTTGGCCCAGGAATTCACGCATGGAGCCCAGGAGCGGCAAGGTTTGGCCCtttgttcatttttcttttcctttttcttttttttagtttTGTAGTTTTCTTTGCATAAATATTCTGACGAGCTCACTGTTTACTATTGTTTGCATATGGATTATGCATGGTTGCTATTGTTGCATCGAACTCACTATTTCCCGTGGTTACATATATCGATGTTTCCGTTTTGTGTTACTGCTTCCCAATCGCAATCGACGTGTTCTCGTTCGAAATATTCCGTTCCCGATATCATGTAATACCGGATTCATTTTTCGTCCGGCCTTCCCGTTCCCGTTCCTGTTTCCGGAAAAAAAAATACAGGAGTAGGAGTGGTTAAGATATTTTCCAGACCGTTGCGACCGTTTTCATCTCtagccatgttcgcttggcttaccTGATTGAAAAATACTGAGAAAAATGCTGTTTGGTTTGAAAAAGTACGGTCGTAagcaagcgaacggggccagtaTCAGCGGCAACGGCGCTGGTCTCCGCCTGTCTTCCCGGAGTCCGGCGGAAGGCCGGTGTCGGGAGGAGGAAAGGTTCTTCCCAGGCACCGCAACCCATGCTGAGGCATCTGGTCCGGTCGGGCCAGCTCGCCGACGCGAGGAGCCTATTCGACGCGATGCCGAACCGCGACGAGGTCGCCTACGCCACGCTCCTCTCGGGCTATGCCGCGGCAGCCGACTTCCCGGGCGCCATGGCGCTCTTCTCCCGCTTCCGCGCCTCCTCCCCGCCTCACGCCGCCGCGGACCCGTTCATCCTCAGCCCCGTCCTCAAGGCGTGCGcttccgctgccgctgccgccggcgccggcgcagggctcctccccctctccttcccccacgccgcggcggcggccgcgctgCACGCGTTCACCGTCCGCTCCTCCGCCGTGTCGTCCGTGTTCGTGTCCACGGCGCTCGCGGACGCCTACGCCAAAGCCGGCCGCCTGGAGCTGGCGCTCCAGGTGCTCGACGAAACGCCCCACAAGAACGTGGTCTCGTGGACCACGCTCGTCGCCTCGCTGGCGCGGGCCGGCCGGCGGCACGACGCGCTCCGCCGCTTCGCCGAGATGCGAGCCTCTGGCGTGGCCTGCGACTCCCACGCCTGCGCGGCCGCGCTCACGGCGTGCGCCGGTGCGGGGCTGCCGTCACGCGGCCGCGAGGTGCACGCGCTCTGCGCCAAGCTCGGCCTCGACGCCGTGCCCTTCGTCGCCAACGCGCTCGCGGCGCTGTACGCGCGGTGCGGCGCTGTCGACCGCGCGCTGGCCGCGGTCGACCGCATGGGCACGCGCGATGTTGCCGCGTGCACGACGCTGATCGCCTCCTACATCCAGACCAGCCGCGCGGTGGAAGCTATCGAGGCGTTTGTCAGAATGCTTCGCGATGAGTCGTCAAATTCTGCGTCACCAAATGAGTATACTTTCTCTGCCGTAATTGCTGCGTGCCCAACTATTGAAGGTGCCTATCTTGGAGAGCAGTTACATGCACAAGCTGCACGGAGAGGGCTATCTCATACCCGCTCTGTGTCCAATTCCCTTATCAAACTCTATGCGCGCTGTGGTCGTCTTTCAGCTGCTGATGCTATCTTCCGGGAGAGTGATGTCAAGGATGTTGTCTCCTGGAGCACAATTATATCAGGATATGCACAGGAAGGCCTCGCCGAGGAGTCTTTTGCCTTATTCTCAGAAATGCGGCATCACAGCAGCTGCCCTCGGCCAAATGAGTTTACTCTTGCGAGTCTCTTCAGTGTGTGTGCAAGTGCTGCATCACTGGATGCTGGACGCCAGCTGCATGCACTCGCTGTCGCTGCTGGACTTGAACACCATGTGATGGTAAGGAGTGCGCTCATTAACATGTACGGAAAGAGTGGTAGCATGTCAGATGCTAATGTCGTATTTTCCAATTGCACTAAAGATGATGTGATTTCATGGACTGCAATGATCGTTGGGCATGCTGAGCATGGTCACAGCAAAGAGGCATTTGAACTGTTTGAGGAAATGTGCCGTGTCGGGCTAAAGCCAGACCATGTTACGTTCATTGGTGTACTCACTGCTTGCTCTCACGCAGGGGAAGTTGAGCTCGGATTGAGATATCTCAATGCAATGAACAAAAGCTATGGGCTGGAGCCTGAAAAGGAGCACTACGGTTGTGTTGTTGATTTGTTAGCCAGAGCTGGTAGAATACATGAGGCTGAGGAGTTGATTGGAAGAATTGCTGCTGATGGAAGAGATGGTGTGGTTTGGACATCTTTGCTTAGGGCATGTGCTGCTCGAGGGGCAGAGGAAACTGGAAAGAAAGCTGCAGAGAGGATGATGGAGGCAGAGCCATGGGGTTCAGGAGCACATGTGGCTATGGCAAACCTCTATGCTAGCAAGGGGCAGTGGCGTGAGGCAGCACAGGAACGCCATTTGATGAAGCAGAAAGGTGTTCTAAAAGGCGCAGGGTGGTCATCAGTTGAAGTTGGAGGGGACGATAGGGGGGTTGGAGTGTTTGTTTCAGGAGATCGGACAAATCCCCATGACAGTGCCATCTACATGATGCTTGAGCTGATATACTATGGAGCCGGAATGGTTGGCCAAATCCCTGATCAGTTGGATTTAGGATCTGAAGTGGAGCTAGCAGTGTACTAAGTCATCCTGAAAGATGCACTTACTGAAAGGGAGAAATTTACATGGTACCCTGTCAATAATGAAACATCCATCCGAGGACAACATAAGGATACACATTGTATCCTGCTCTTCAGTTGCTTCAAGTTATGATACCGGTCCATTTTATCCTATCTTTCGTTTTTTGTGGGTGGCTTTGTCCTATTCTAGATGCACCATCTCATCCTTACTTAGCCATGTGATACTTTCTCTGTTGGAAATAAATAACTACATTTATGTCTGATGTATTTCTGATAAATGAAACATGGTGTAGCATCTCTAGACCATGGAGAATCTTAAATGTTTGTTTATGATTAATCTAACTCTTTTTTTATCCATGGCTGTTCAGATACTTTTCATGAAGTGAGAAGAAAGCGGGATAACAAAAAGGAGGTTAGTAGATGCATGAATTCCTTATAGCCCCAGCTTTTCTATaggttcattttttttttttttgagagtttCCTTTTCGCTTCATTGTGAGTTTGGGGTCATTAGTTATGCAGCTTGCACTGAATGGAGGTTCACTGTTTGCTTTTTCCATCCTTTGATTTTTGTGTGAGATTTACCTTTTTACTGCAATGTGAGTTTAAGGCCATTGATTGTGCAATCTTGCACTGAATGGGAGACTTGGATTTCTCCCATGGTATGGACTAGCTGATATGTCGTATTGCTGTATTGTGCCATTTTTGCCAGCCGTCGGTGATTCAGTCATTTGCAATACACCAAATCTTGTGCCCAAGGAATACAACAAAACTGTTTTCACATCAGAAGTAAGTCATGGTGCAGGAGATAAATTACTAAAAGGTGCTATTGAGGCACACTCTGTACCTAAAGATCCTTCCTCACTTGATATGGTCTCTCCAGCAAAAGGAACAGATGTTGAAGCTCCTTCCTTGAGTGATAATGCACAATGTTCATTGACGCCAGATGTCAATGAAGATGGCGTTGAAAAAGACACAAATTTGGAAGAGGCCAATACAgaaagtttggcaatttttggacAATTTTCTGCTTCTGGTAATGATATGCAATCTGGATATACTAAAGTTGTCACTCATTAGGATGATGCCTCGATAGAGAAAACAGATGACTTTCAGTCCCAAGGCCTTTCATTCTGAGCATGACCAACGTAAGTCAAAATGGACATCATTTCCTTACCTGTATTTCTGCATGTGGTTGTTCAACTTATATGGTTCTTAAGACCCTAACGCTAAGTAAATAAGTCTGAAGTACTTATTTGTTCAACTTATGTAAGTGTCTGTTCAGTTTGAGGATACGCGCAGTGTCGGGCTAAAGCTAAACCATGTTACATTCATTAGTGTACTCACCGTTTACTCATACACAGGAGAAGTTGAGCTCAAACTGAGCTCAATGCAATGAACAAAAGCTACGGGCTGGAGCCTAAAAAGGAGCGCTACGGTTGTGTTGTTGATTTGTGGGCAGAGCTGTTAGAATCATGAGGCTAAGGAATTGATTGGTAGAGATGGTGTGGTTTGGACATCTTTGCTTAGGGCGTGCAGCTCAAGGGGCAGAGGAAAATGGAAAGAAAGCTGCAGAGAGGGTGATGCAGGCAAAGCCATGGGGCTCAGGAGAGGGTCAATGGCAAACCTCTATACTAGCAAAGGGCAGTGGCCGTGAGGCCAGCACAGGAGTGCCATTTGATGGAAGCACAAAGTTGTTGTAAAGGGGCAGGGTGATCATCAGCTGAAATTGGAGGAGGACAGAAAGGGGGTTGGAGTGTTTGTTTCAGGAAACCAAACAAATCCCCATGACAATGCCATCTAAGTACATGATGCTTGAGTTGATGTACAAATGGCAGTGGAGAAGAAGAGGCTTAAGGCAAGTGCAGGATGGAGTGATTCAAAAACAATAATAGTTTACATTTTCAAGATTACGAATTAACATGATGATAAATCAATATTTATTTACCAAAAGTGAAATTTTCCGGTGCTTCTAGGCTCATCAATCGCTAAACCAATAGATCTAAGTAGACATTCCCCTCTTCTAACTGGTATTTACGGAGCTGAAATGGTTCGCTATATCGTGGATCAGTTGgatttagaagctgaagtagagCTAACAGTTAGCTGAGTAATCTCGAGAGGAGCACTTAACTGCAAGGGAGAAATTTCCATGGGGTCTTGCCATGACGAAATATCCAATCGGAGGACAACATAAGGTTTGTTCATCTCATTTCTTTTGTGCTACTGCTTTGTGGGAATCTGTATACTAATGCTGTACTGATCGCATACAGGTCTTCATAAGGTGTCTCGCAACATTTAGCACTCAGACATCTAGCGTGCACTGAAGTTCCAGTCCAATCAAGTATTCTAAAAAAGAATTATATCCCAGATAAATTAAAATGCCTGTGGCAGGTACATGCTGAATCGTGCCCAATTAATATCTGCATCAGATTTGTATTGCAGAAAAAGCTCATTGTTCAGTCTACCAAACTGATGTAACCTTGGTGCATTGCTCAAGTGACTTGGAGCAAAGCAGAACTGTCTGATGATCCTTTTTACAGCAAAAGCATGCCAGAGTGTCTGTGTCGTATTCATTCTTTTTGAAAAGGGAGCCGGTCACCATATGGAAGGAAATTCACTCTTCACAATCGCAACAACATTAGCACATTCCATGTTGCACTGCTCTTTAAATTTGTGCACTAGTAGTAAATTGTATCTTGACTGACTTGTTGATTANNNNNNNNNNNNNNNNNNNNNNNNNNNNNNNNNNNNNNNNNNNNNNNNNNNNNNNNNNNNNNNNNNNNNNNNNNNNNNNNNNNNNNNNNNNNNNNNNNNNAGCCGAGCCGGACACGAGTCGAGCAAGTTGGCGAGCCACGAGTATTTTGTCCAGCCCTAGATGGCGGCGACCGGGAGGCCTACACATCAAGGTCTTTAGCAAAGTGCTCCCCTGCTACAACGCTGTGGCCGGTGGAGGGCAACGACGTTGCACGGCGACATGCGATGAGAGGTGCTTGTCTTGTCCATGCTCATGGCACCTGCACCTACCGAGATGAGGCCATGGCGTCGGGGTGGAGACAAATTCAATGCGACCGGAGACGGAGCGGTATGGTAGGGGTCGAGGATAAGGGAACGATGCCTGAGCACACATGGAGGGAGACGAGTTGTTGGAGCCTTGGAGCCCACTAGCGGTGGTGCCCGAGAGGGGGGATTAGGAGCACACCGGTGACGGCAGAGAGGGATGTCGGAGAAGAAGAATGACCgataggaagaaaaagaagaaaaaaaaagaaaataaataaactAATATCTGACAAGTTGATTCATGTATGTCTTCTCCAATAATCGAAAAGATATCATTGGATCATCTTCATTATCATTTTATTAAGCGACTTGTGTTAAGGAGCTCtaagtttttttttgaaaggcaagAAGCTT
This genomic interval carries:
- the LOC136513433 gene encoding uncharacterized protein, producing the protein MEVAATTASHELVPQLQFPPGYRFVPTEEELVDVYLRAKIEGHKLPLEVINDVSILEWQPGKLVEKYKGYGENRWFFFTVREQSSSNKEKEPSRKVRVDGVTATWKATGSVQHIRRARSKDGDGDKVVVGTKRVLIYNSSDTAENSKWSMHEYVLKDHAAIGQYALYSIQRKQHSDTEGNAGNDDMDPEKKKKKTRKRKRTETEMPSTELEGVQLPHPETTTLLAEPPLKPTRKAKAQRKKKPSMQVGVEGEQQQQQQQQGQSPMEPVTPPKKDELAPSQQEGRQQQPSAPAPVVLSAVPLQAVRVCPPSEPDGTLGASAPKPEEDTPDDMSQLLALLGYPAMFCNNQGQEQWPPSLAGSTAFLAAADTNVIVGHAPLQPYQQQEDGYSLFGVQNQHPFLGDNQSVYMEQGWQHADLLLPDNTTTQTMNSGGGGGCWEHGNDQRQIHQQQEENNGGGFGVVQDQQPMNHPQGGHDLPPLDEQSSGSDDLQVDSLLFGESVQMDELDGFVRGVLVSGDEPPQDLAAGTQEQEGGDDPATLQAAGTQEQVQSLQHDELQLQWLYYWQAQRARNEHVRDGPCSCMICAAGLWHYFPGP
- the LOC136513977 gene encoding putative pentatricopeptide repeat-containing protein At3g47840 gives rise to the protein MLRHLVRSGQLADARSLFDAMPNRDEVAYATLLSGYAAAADFPGAMALFSRFRASSPPHAAADPFILSPVLKACASAAAAAGAGAGLLPLSFPHAAAAAALHAFTVRSSAVSSVFVSTALADAYAKAGRLELALQVLDETPHKNVVSWTTLVASLARAGRRHDALRRFAEMRASGVACDSHACAAALTACAGAGLPSRGREVHALCAKLGLDAVPFVANALAALYARCGAVDRALAAVDRMGTRDVAACTTLIASYIQTSRAVEAIEAFVRMLRDESSNSASPNEYTFSAVIAACPTIEGAYLGEQLHAQAARRGLSHTRSVSNSLIKLYARCGRLSAADAIFRESDVKDVVSWSTIISGYAQEGLAEESFALFSEMRHHSSCPRPNEFTLASLFSVCASAASLDAGRQLHALAVAAGLEHHVMVRSALINMYGKSGSMSDANVVFSNCTKDDVISWTAMIVGHAEHGHSKEAFELFEEMCRVGLKPDHVTFIGVLTACSHAGEVELGLRYLNAMNKSYGLEPEKEHYGCVVDLLARAGRIHEAEELIGRIAADGRDGVVWTSLLRACAARGAEETGKKAAERMMEAEPWGSGAHVAMANLYASKGQWREAAQERHLMKQKGVLKGAGWSSVEVGGDDRGVGVFVSGDRTNPHDSAIYMMLELIYYGAGMVGQIPDQLDLGSEVELAVY